One part of the Pseudomonadota bacterium genome encodes these proteins:
- a CDS encoding assimilatory sulfite reductase (NADPH) flavoprotein subunit — protein MILSQVPPAVSPLSEEQIQHIDRLVGSLTPVQQAWVSGYLAAAAQAAAPANTAVAPLPSAAATLTVLYGSQTGNAKAVAETLARKAGENALPVTLVDMADYKPNQLKNENHLVIVVSTYGEGEPPESAEKLHAFLASKKAPKLDGAQVAVIGLGDSSYTHFCQTAIDFERRLTALGATVALEHALLDVDYDDAAELWIDSAVTAFEPALKQQTDNNSASIASTAFGGAEPVSIYSRKNPYSAELSVVQKITGRDSTKDVRHIEIALENSGLSYQPGDALGVYFENDHAEVDALIGRAHLNPDAEVASGKRKKRLRQTLVEDVELTQSYPGFVEKYAVATQNTALMALCQDKAALRQYLADRQIFDILREHPAKIGEQALIDCLRPVQARLYSIASSQREVDDDVHLTVALVSDEHEGRERHGGCSGFLCRRAQEGDSVRVFIERNDRFRLPESPETRVIMIGPGTGIAPFRGFLQERDAIGGSGANWLFFGNPHFRQDFLYQVELQNYLKSGLLTRLSVAFSRDQNEKVYVQDRLVEQGEDVYAWLEEGAHLYVCGDANRMAKDVHQALITVLQQHGGYSESEAVAYLTRLRDDKRYQRDVY, from the coding sequence GTGATCTTGTCGCAAGTGCCACCGGCCGTGAGCCCACTGTCCGAGGAGCAGATTCAACACATCGATCGCTTGGTTGGCAGCCTGACACCCGTTCAGCAGGCGTGGGTGAGTGGCTACCTGGCTGCCGCCGCGCAGGCTGCGGCGCCCGCGAACACGGCGGTGGCGCCGTTGCCGAGTGCCGCTGCGACCCTGACCGTGTTGTACGGCTCCCAAACCGGCAATGCCAAAGCGGTGGCCGAGACGCTGGCGCGCAAAGCGGGTGAGAACGCCTTGCCTGTCACATTGGTCGACATGGCGGATTACAAGCCCAATCAGCTCAAAAACGAAAACCACCTGGTTATCGTCGTGTCGACGTACGGCGAGGGCGAGCCACCCGAGTCGGCTGAAAAGCTGCACGCGTTTCTCGCCTCGAAAAAGGCCCCTAAACTCGACGGCGCACAGGTTGCGGTTATCGGACTGGGAGACAGCAGCTACACGCATTTCTGCCAGACCGCGATCGATTTTGAGCGTCGCCTGACCGCGCTTGGCGCCACGGTTGCGCTGGAGCACGCGCTACTCGACGTGGACTACGACGACGCTGCTGAGCTCTGGATCGACAGTGCCGTCACGGCGTTTGAACCCGCGCTCAAGCAGCAGACGGATAACAACTCGGCGAGCATCGCAAGCACCGCCTTCGGTGGCGCTGAACCCGTTTCGATCTACAGCAGAAAAAACCCGTACAGCGCCGAGCTGAGCGTGGTCCAGAAGATCACTGGCCGCGATTCCACCAAGGACGTGCGCCACATTGAAATCGCTCTTGAGAATTCCGGGCTCAGCTACCAACCGGGAGACGCGCTGGGTGTGTACTTCGAGAACGACCACGCCGAGGTCGATGCGCTGATTGGACGGGCCCACCTGAACCCGGATGCCGAAGTCGCTTCCGGAAAGCGAAAAAAGCGTTTACGTCAAACCCTCGTCGAAGACGTGGAACTGACCCAGTCCTACCCAGGCTTTGTTGAAAAATACGCTGTAGCCACCCAAAACACTGCGCTAATGGCACTGTGTCAGGACAAGGCTGCACTGCGGCAGTACCTCGCCGATCGGCAAATTTTTGACATCCTGCGTGAACACCCGGCCAAGATCGGTGAACAGGCCCTGATCGACTGCCTGCGACCTGTGCAAGCCCGGCTCTATTCGATCGCCTCCAGCCAGCGTGAAGTCGACGACGACGTGCACCTGACCGTTGCCCTGGTGAGCGACGAGCACGAGGGCAGAGAGCGCCACGGCGGCTGTTCCGGGTTTCTCTGCCGACGCGCGCAGGAGGGCGACAGCGTTCGCGTCTTCATCGAACGCAACGACCGGTTTCGCTTGCCCGAGTCTCCCGAAACGCGTGTGATCATGATCGGGCCAGGCACCGGCATTGCACCGTTTCGCGGATTTTTGCAAGAGCGGGACGCAATCGGTGGCTCAGGGGCCAACTGGTTGTTTTTCGGGAATCCGCACTTCCGCCAGGATTTTCTGTACCAGGTCGAGTTGCAAAATTACCTGAAGTCCGGTCTCTTGACCCGACTCAGCGTGGCGTTCAGCCGGGACCAAAACGAGAAAGTGTACGTGCAGGACCGCCTGGTCGAGCAGGGCGAGGACGTGTACGCCTGGTTGGAGGAGGGCGCGCACCTCTACGTGTGTGGCGACGCCAACCGTATGGCAAAAGACGTACACCAGGCGTTGATCACGGTATTGCAGCAACACGGGGGGTACTCGGAGTCCGAAGCGGTTGCGTACCTGACGCGCCTGCGCGACGACAAACGCTACCAACGGGATGTGTATTAG